From a single Solenopsis invicta isolate M01_SB chromosome 6, UNIL_Sinv_3.0, whole genome shotgun sequence genomic region:
- the LOC105207425 gene encoding farnesyl pyrophosphate synthase → MANSMVQLDKEENKEMMIIWQDIVRDTMEMAKNLITPDVADWIEKMLQYTVPGGKKIRSLTLIYAYKSLVSKDQLTEDNIRLVRILAWCVELMQASLIVIEDIQNQSLLRRGQPCWYRCNDIDKAAINDYILLQNTIYYILQKYFKDKECYVSLVETFQEALFMTVMGQYLDFFSTELSKRPNLDLFTMDRYSSIVEYKESHYSVILPVVVAMHLAGIKDLNMFKQANVILLDIGHLFQVQIDYLNCFGDSDVYGKDSTDIQKGKCTWLIVAALLRATSEQRKVLKECYGILDPQKIKRVKQIFIDLDLPNAYNMYKEHMYNVINGRIEQISCELPHSLFLNLLEKLYHQSS, encoded by the exons ATGGCTAATTCTATGGTGCAACTGGACAAGGAAGAAAATAAGGAGATGATGATTATATGGCAGGACATTGTTCGTGATACCATGGAAATGGCTAAGAATTTAATCACTCCAGATGTTGCTGATTGGATTGAAAAA atgCTGCAATATACTGTCCCAGGAGGAAAGAAAATTCGTAgcttaacattaatttatgcCTATAAGTCGCTGGTATCTAAGGATCAATTAACAGAAGATAATATTCGTCTAGTACGGATTTTAGCATGGTGTGTAGAACTG ATGCAAGCCTCTTTAATCGTGATTGAAGATATACAGAATCAGTCATTACTTCGCCGGGGCCAACCATGTTGGTATCGGTGCAATGACATAGACAAAGCAGCTATCAACGATTATATACTGTTACAGAACACCATATATTACATACTCCAAAAATACTTCAAAGACAAAGAATGTTACGTTAGTCTAGTAGAAACATTCCAAGAA gcTTTATTCATGACTGTAATGGGTCAGTATTTAGATTTCTTTTCAACCGAACTTAGTAAGAGGCCCAATCTAGATCTATTTACAATGGATCGATATAGTTCCATTGTCGAATATAAAGAGTCGCATTATTCAGTTATTTTGCCAGTAGTCGTAGCAATGCATTTA GCTGGAATAAAAGACTTAAATATGTTCAAGCAAGCAAATGTCATCTTGTTAGATATAGGACATTTATTCCAAGTTCAAATCGACTATTTAAATTGCTTTGGAGATTCCGATGTCTATGGCAAAGACAGCACTGATATACAGAAGGGAAAATGTACGTGGCTGATTGTTGCAGCACTTTTACGCGCCACTTCGGAACAACGTAAAGTTTTAAAA GAATGTTATGGAATTTTGGATCCGCAGAAAATAAAACGCGTGAAACAGATCTTCATTGATCTGGATTTGCCAAACGCTTACAATATGTACAAAGAacatatgtataatgtaataaatggaCGTATAGAGCAAATATCATGTGAACTTCCACACAGccttttcttaaatttattagagAAGCTTTATCACCAGTCATCATGA
- the LOC113005688 gene encoding uncharacterized protein LOC113005688: protein MDNERQLEQMENFLRTDKNFNPSILEASKIGGNNAYEFIKRNLSQIFTNKLASEYSWLGKKNKRVFRSLKLSRLLIAANEIVNAMFTKKDIEETMQKWLKRAKERLNAEQNKLNVQRQQENE, encoded by the exons ATGGATAATGAAAGGCAATTAGAGCAAATGGAAAACTTTTTGAGAacggataaaaattttaatccatcg atTTTAGAAGCTTCAAAAATTGGTGGGAACAATGCATACGAGTTCATAAAACGCAATTTGAGTCAAATTTTCACCAATAAACTAGCTTCTGAATATAGTTGgttgggaaaaaaaaataaacgtgtaTTCCGGTCATTAAAGTTATCACGGCTATTAATCG CCGCAAACGAAATAGTCAACGCTATGTTCACAAAAAAGGATATCGAAGAGACAATGCAGAAATGGCTCAAGAGGGCAAAAGAAAGGCTTAATGcggaacaaaataaattaaacgttcAAAGGCAACAGGAAAatgaataa